A genome region from Clostridium sp. JN-9 includes the following:
- the pepV gene encoding dipeptidase PepV, whose protein sequence is MELNKKVDQLKEDLVKSTQEIVKIKSVEGEPKDGMPFGEDVNNALKCALDISKKLGFKTVNMNGYVGYAEYGEGDDYVAVLGHLDVVPEGNGWKYPAYGAEIHDGKVYGRGTMDDKGPIMTALYGLKAIKDCNLPLSKRVRVIFGTNEETGSKELEYYNAHEKAPISGFTPDAEYPIIYGEKGITIFDVVKDLNNKGCGEVVVKHIKGGERANMVPDYCEAEVEAKNADSVVKAVKEFAEKTGFNLTTKVNNNNITIISKGIGAHGSLPELGKNAVMQLFALLETMPLGKCDLADYVSFFNKHVGFETDGKSFGVALEDKESGKLTFNVGTISMDETKISLSLNLRYPVTYKYDDMMNPFNKTISGTGMRVKNMSAQDPLFFPPDHPTIKTLQKVYKEQTGKEPKLLAIGGGTYAKEMKNIVAFGPIFPGQVDLDHQANEYMEIDDLVANAKIYAHAIYELAK, encoded by the coding sequence ATGGAATTAAATAAGAAAGTAGACCAGCTTAAAGAAGATTTAGTTAAAAGTACTCAGGAAATAGTAAAAATTAAAAGTGTTGAAGGAGAACCTAAAGATGGAATGCCTTTTGGAGAAGATGTAAACAATGCTCTTAAATGCGCACTGGATATTTCAAAAAAATTAGGTTTCAAAACAGTGAACATGAATGGCTACGTAGGTTATGCAGAGTATGGTGAAGGCGATGACTATGTTGCTGTATTAGGTCACCTTGATGTAGTTCCAGAAGGAAATGGATGGAAGTATCCTGCATATGGAGCAGAAATACATGATGGCAAAGTATATGGAAGAGGAACAATGGATGATAAAGGACCAATAATGACAGCATTATATGGTTTAAAAGCTATAAAAGATTGTAACCTGCCATTAAGCAAGAGAGTAAGAGTAATATTTGGAACAAATGAAGAAACTGGCAGCAAAGAATTGGAATATTATAATGCTCATGAAAAAGCTCCAATTAGTGGATTTACACCAGATGCAGAATATCCAATAATATACGGAGAAAAGGGAATAACAATTTTTGATGTAGTAAAGGATTTAAACAATAAGGGCTGCGGTGAAGTTGTTGTTAAACATATAAAAGGCGGAGAAAGAGCAAATATGGTGCCTGATTACTGTGAGGCAGAAGTAGAAGCTAAAAATGCTGATTCTGTAGTTAAAGCAGTAAAAGAGTTTGCAGAAAAAACTGGATTTAACTTAACTACAAAGGTAAATAATAATAACATTACAATTATTTCAAAGGGTATAGGAGCACATGGAAGTCTGCCTGAATTAGGCAAAAATGCAGTTATGCAGCTGTTTGCTCTTTTAGAAACAATGCCTCTTGGAAAGTGTGATTTAGCTGATTATGTGTCATTCTTCAATAAACATGTTGGATTTGAAACTGATGGAAAATCTTTTGGAGTAGCACTGGAAGATAAAGAATCAGGAAAGCTTACATTTAATGTTGGTACAATATCAATGGATGAAACAAAGATTTCTCTGTCATTAAATCTAAGATATCCTGTTACTTATAAATATGATGATATGATGAATCCATTTAATAAAACTATCAGTGGAACTGGTATGAGAGTTAAGAATATGTCAGCTCAGGATCCTTTATTCTTCCCACCAGACCACCCAACAATAAAAACTCTTCAAAAAGTATATAAAGAGCAGACAGGGAAAGAGCCTAAGCTGTTAGCTATAGGCGGAGGAACATATGCTAAAGAAATGAAGAATATAGTTGCTTTTGGACCAATATTTCCTGGACAGGTTGACTTGGATCACCAGGCAAATGAATATATGGAAATTGACGATTTAGTTGCCAATGCTAAAATATATGCACATGCAATTTATGAATTAGCAAAATAA
- the ftsH gene encoding ATP-dependent zinc metalloprotease FtsH: MFKDKNFNKKFKYGLYYAIVVGVILFLLNDYRKNLTMEHIQYSDFIKMINDKKIESVQISKDKINIYQKKEKDEKAKILYTEKIDDPGLVERLNKADITYGGLPLNQESLKGLIVSWILPIFILAFIAKILFGKMDKKMGSGVMSFGKNTAKIYAENETGVTFKDVAGQEEAKESLVEIVDFLHNPSKYTNIGAKLPKGALLVGPPGTGKTLLAKAVAGEAKVAFFSISGSSFVEMFVGMGAARVRDLFEQAQEKAPCIIFIDEIDAVGKSRDGNASGNDEREQTLNQLLAEMDGFDSSKGVVILAATNRPEILDKALLRPGRFDRRVIVDRPDLKGREDILKVHSKGVKFADGVDLNTVAKSTPGAVGADLANIINEAALRAVKNNRTEVAQEDLDEAVEVIIAGKEKKDRILSEKEKKSVAFHEVGHALVAALLNSDPVHKITIVPRTMGSLGYTMQLPASEKYITTKDEILDQICVMLGGRAAEEVQFNSISTGASNDIERATETARSMVTIYGMTERFDMMATESISSAYLDGRPVQNCSAETSSEIDAETLKIIKHCHQRSINILKGNKDLLTKVAGKLLEKETLTGEEFMELVKGKDV, from the coding sequence ATGTTCAAAGACAAAAATTTTAATAAGAAATTTAAATATGGTTTGTATTACGCAATTGTTGTTGGTGTAATACTTTTTTTGCTAAATGATTACAGAAAAAACTTAACCATGGAACATATACAGTATAGTGACTTTATTAAGATGATCAATGATAAAAAAATTGAAAGTGTTCAAATATCAAAGGATAAAATTAATATATATCAAAAGAAGGAAAAGGATGAAAAGGCTAAAATATTATATACTGAAAAAATAGATGATCCAGGGCTGGTTGAAAGATTAAACAAGGCTGACATTACTTATGGGGGACTGCCCCTTAATCAGGAATCATTAAAGGGACTTATTGTATCATGGATACTTCCTATTTTTATATTGGCCTTTATAGCTAAAATCCTCTTCGGAAAAATGGATAAAAAGATGGGCAGCGGTGTTATGTCTTTTGGTAAGAATACTGCTAAGATATACGCAGAAAATGAAACAGGAGTTACCTTTAAGGATGTAGCAGGACAGGAAGAAGCTAAGGAATCCCTGGTTGAAATTGTGGATTTCCTTCACAATCCAAGCAAATATACTAATATTGGTGCCAAGCTGCCTAAAGGAGCATTACTAGTTGGTCCTCCCGGTACTGGAAAAACCCTTTTGGCAAAGGCAGTAGCAGGAGAGGCAAAGGTGGCATTCTTCTCAATTTCAGGTTCCAGCTTTGTAGAAATGTTTGTAGGCATGGGAGCAGCAAGGGTTAGAGATTTATTTGAGCAGGCGCAGGAAAAGGCACCATGCATTATTTTTATTGATGAAATTGATGCTGTAGGCAAAAGCAGGGATGGAAATGCCAGCGGCAATGACGAAAGAGAACAGACTTTAAATCAATTGCTTGCGGAAATGGATGGCTTTGATTCATCTAAGGGTGTTGTAATACTGGCAGCTACAAACAGGCCCGAAATATTAGATAAAGCATTACTTAGGCCGGGAAGATTTGACAGAAGGGTTATAGTAGACAGACCTGATTTAAAAGGCAGAGAGGATATCTTAAAGGTACACAGCAAGGGCGTAAAATTTGCAGATGGTGTAGACTTAAATACTGTAGCAAAATCTACACCAGGAGCAGTTGGAGCAGACCTAGCCAACATTATTAATGAAGCAGCTTTAAGAGCTGTAAAAAACAACAGAACAGAGGTAGCTCAGGAAGATTTGGATGAGGCTGTTGAAGTGATAATAGCAGGTAAAGAAAAGAAAGACAGAATACTTTCTGAAAAAGAAAAGAAATCTGTGGCATTTCATGAAGTGGGGCATGCATTAGTGGCTGCTTTATTAAATTCGGATCCTGTTCATAAAATAACTATAGTTCCAAGAACAATGGGATCATTGGGCTATACCATGCAGCTTCCGGCATCAGAAAAATATATTACAACAAAGGATGAAATCCTTGACCAGATTTGTGTAATGCTGGGAGGCAGAGCTGCTGAAGAAGTTCAATTTAATTCTATTTCAACAGGAGCATCAAATGATATTGAAAGAGCAACTGAAACTGCAAGAAGTATGGTAACAATTTATGGAATGACAGAAAGATTCGATATGATGGCTACGGAATCAATTTCAAGTGCCTATCTTGATGGAAGGCCGGTTCAAAACTGCAGCGCAGAAACTTCATCAGAAATAGATGCAGAAACACTTAAAATAATAAAGCATTGTCATCAGAGATCTATAAACATTTTAAAAGGCAATAAGGATTTATTAACAAAAGTTGCAGGTAAATTACTTGAAAAAGAAACTCTTACAGGAGAAGAATTTATGGAATTAGTAAAAGGTAAAGATGTTTAA
- a CDS encoding UvrD-helicase domain-containing protein codes for MADNVLDKEIEKENQFNLEKEKLEQVLKLINEETLGYIDKRKKAAEYIMDYRKKAVEEHKDDEDKVIEYFDHELYIREENFNFIERKLKELTALRPNPYFGKVIFSESGSPETIYIGRFGLTLEDDLEPIVVDWRAPVSALFYAGKLGKAEYEAPDKSIPVDILSKRQFIIKKGILKGMFDTALDVKDEILQQVLSKNSEEKLKDIIMTIQKEQDDIIRQPRNKVVVVNGVAGSGKTTIALHRTAYLLYNYRKILQDKVLIFGPNNIFMEYISTVLPSLGEEGVKQTTFNNFAMETSGISHIMNFKDYMEKILNNDMDFINEIIYKNSEEYIKELDNLILNLNEGYFKFKDIVFMGVTAVCEKELLDMFNKYFKYMPLFRRNKKVKRIVFSKLRDIRNDKFNEINKEYQDTISKFSKEQLQLCQNDLEFKRRIKVRQLIQNLIDTKKQLTWLDSPDIISIYNKFNNYKELTRDDLAPILYLKIKLEGYKIETEVKHVVIDEAQDYSLLQFIVIKELTKCNSATIVGDINQRLIPLKGITPMLKLKQVFGNTLVDNFDLLKSYRSTREIMEYANRSIKTNDIVPLVRSGEKVEEIIVKEDNITELIHSKLNELKANEYENIAVICENMNTTKSIAEKLKDKMYIKFIDDENCIYEGGEIIIPSYLSKGLEFDAVILIDSAKNNSQNNMLKYVMCTRALHRLVVLKCDLS; via the coding sequence ATGGCCGATAACGTATTAGATAAGGAAATTGAAAAGGAAAACCAATTTAATCTGGAGAAGGAAAAATTAGAACAGGTATTAAAGCTAATAAATGAAGAAACCTTAGGATATATAGACAAAAGAAAAAAAGCTGCTGAATATATTATGGACTACAGGAAGAAAGCTGTTGAGGAACATAAAGATGATGAAGATAAAGTAATTGAATACTTTGATCATGAGTTGTATATAAGGGAGGAGAACTTCAATTTTATAGAAAGAAAACTTAAGGAGCTCACTGCACTTAGACCTAATCCATACTTTGGCAAAGTAATCTTTTCGGAATCAGGCTCCCCTGAAACAATTTATATTGGCAGATTTGGATTAACATTAGAGGATGATTTAGAGCCCATAGTAGTGGACTGGAGGGCTCCCGTATCAGCTTTATTTTATGCAGGAAAGTTGGGTAAGGCAGAATATGAAGCTCCAGATAAATCTATTCCTGTGGATATATTATCTAAAAGGCAGTTTATTATAAAAAAAGGTATACTTAAGGGCATGTTCGATACAGCATTAGATGTAAAAGATGAAATATTACAGCAGGTTCTAAGTAAAAACTCAGAAGAGAAATTAAAAGATATAATAATGACAATACAAAAGGAACAGGATGATATTATAAGGCAGCCCAGAAATAAAGTAGTTGTTGTAAATGGTGTGGCTGGAAGCGGGAAAACAACTATAGCACTGCATAGAACAGCATACCTATTGTATAACTACAGAAAAATTCTACAGGATAAGGTATTGATATTTGGGCCTAATAATATATTTATGGAATATATATCTACAGTTTTACCAAGTCTTGGTGAAGAAGGGGTAAAACAAACTACCTTTAACAATTTTGCAATGGAGACCTCTGGAATCAGCCACATAATGAACTTCAAAGACTATATGGAAAAAATATTAAATAATGACATGGATTTTATAAATGAAATTATTTATAAAAATTCTGAGGAATATATAAAGGAACTGGATAACTTAATCCTAAACCTTAATGAAGGATATTTTAAATTTAAAGACATTGTTTTTATGGGCGTTACAGCTGTGTGTGAAAAAGAGCTGCTGGATATGTTTAATAAATATTTTAAATATATGCCGCTTTTCAGGAGGAATAAAAAAGTTAAAAGAATTGTATTTTCAAAGTTAAGAGACATAAGAAACGATAAATTTAATGAGATAAACAAGGAGTACCAGGATACAATTTCTAAATTCAGCAAGGAACAGCTGCAGTTATGCCAGAATGATTTAGAGTTTAAAAGAAGAATTAAGGTAAGACAGTTAATTCAAAATTTAATTGATACTAAAAAGCAGCTTACATGGCTGGACAGCCCGGATATAATATCAATTTATAATAAATTTAATAATTATAAAGAATTAACTCGTGATGATCTTGCTCCAATTTTATATTTAAAAATAAAACTTGAGGGCTATAAAATTGAAACAGAAGTAAAACATGTTGTAATTGATGAAGCCCAGGATTATTCTCTGCTTCAGTTCATTGTAATCAAGGAACTTACTAAATGTAATTCCGCTACCATTGTTGGGGACATTAACCAAAGGCTTATACCGTTAAAGGGAATTACGCCAATGCTTAAATTAAAACAGGTATTTGGGAATACATTAGTAGACAACTTTGATTTACTAAAAAGTTATAGATCCACAAGGGAAATCATGGAATATGCAAACAGGAGCATAAAAACAAATGATATTGTCCCACTAGTTAGAAGCGGTGAAAAGGTGGAGGAAATAATAGTAAAAGAGGATAATATTACAGAATTAATCCACAGCAAACTAAACGAATTAAAAGCAAATGAGTATGAAAATATAGCTGTAATTTGTGAAAATATGAACACAACCAAAAGTATAGCAGAAAAATTAAAGGACAAAATGTATATTAAATTTATAGATGATGAAAATTGTATATACGAAGGCGGGGAAATAATTATTCCTTCCTATTTATCAAAAGGTCTTGAATTTGATGCCGTCATATTAATAGACAGCGCAAAAAATAACAGCCAGAATAATATGCTGAAGTATGTAATGTGCACAAGAGCACTGCACAGGCTTGTTGTATTAAAGTGTGATTTGTCATAA
- a CDS encoding cation diffusion facilitator family transporter → MLAKFIVSKFIKNHEQVDDPKVRDSYGYLGGIVGIILNFILFLTKLIVGIITHSISVTADAFNNLSDTASSLITILGFKLASKPADREHPFGHGRIEYLSGLIVSFMVMLVGFQFLKSSYDRIIHPVKVVFQLIPFVLILISIGVKIWLSRFNNYIGKTIDSSALQASSFDALGDVFTSSSVAASLILSGLTAYPIDGYIGILISLFILYSGFTLIKDTIDPLLGQAPDEKLVKSIADGVTSYDYISGVHDLIVHNYGPGRIMASVHAEVPCDASIIKIHEIIDRAEKEISEKLNIYLVIHMDPIDTNDKDVAIARDEVESIIKKYPMINSFHDFRVVGSGEHKNLVFDIVIDYSQKLSSEFENNIINDISSDIRSIHEYYNAVITIDRDFSSIKK, encoded by the coding sequence ATGCTTGCTAAGTTTATAGTTAGTAAATTTATAAAAAATCATGAACAGGTTGATGATCCTAAAGTAAGGGATTCTTATGGATACCTTGGAGGAATTGTAGGAATTATTTTAAATTTTATATTGTTCCTTACAAAGCTTATTGTTGGCATTATAACTCATAGTATTTCAGTAACTGCTGATGCCTTTAATAATTTATCTGACACTGCATCATCACTGATTACTATATTAGGATTTAAACTGGCCTCTAAACCTGCTGACAGGGAACATCCCTTTGGACACGGAAGAATTGAATATCTGTCTGGATTAATTGTTTCATTTATGGTTATGCTGGTAGGTTTTCAATTTCTGAAATCTTCCTATGACAGGATCATACACCCTGTTAAAGTTGTATTTCAGTTAATTCCATTTGTTCTTATTCTGATTTCAATTGGTGTAAAAATCTGGCTAAGCAGATTTAATAATTATATAGGTAAAACAATAGATTCATCTGCCCTGCAGGCATCTTCTTTTGATGCTCTGGGTGATGTGTTTACTTCTTCATCTGTTGCAGCATCATTGATTTTATCAGGACTTACTGCTTATCCAATAGATGGTTACATTGGAATTCTAATCTCACTGTTTATATTATATTCAGGTTTTACTTTAATAAAGGACACTATTGATCCACTGCTTGGACAGGCCCCAGATGAAAAATTAGTTAAAAGCATTGCTGATGGTGTGACAAGCTATGATTATATTAGTGGTGTACATGATCTTATTGTACATAACTATGGTCCTGGAAGAATTATGGCATCAGTTCATGCAGAGGTGCCTTGTGATGCTTCTATAATTAAGATTCATGAGATAATTGACAGAGCTGAAAAAGAAATATCCGAGAAACTAAATATATATCTGGTAATTCATATGGATCCAATAGATACTAATGATAAGGATGTAGCTATTGCCAGAGATGAAGTTGAATCTATAATAAAAAAATATCCTATGATAAATTCATTCCATGACTTCAGAGTAGTTGGCAGCGGCGAACATAAAAATTTAGTTTTTGATATAGTTATAGATTACAGTCAAAAGCTGTCCAGTGAATTTGAAAATAACATAATAAATGATATTTCTAGTGATATCCGCTCTATTCATGAATATTATAATGCAGTTATTACCATAGACAGAGATTTTAGTTCAATAAAAAAGTAA
- a CDS encoding M18 family aminopeptidase, with the protein MGKETELKNAQELIDFIYDSPSAFHTVNSVKKVLINNGFKELHEEQHWNLLKGEKYFVSKNDSAITAFITGNGEIENSGFKIIGAHTDSPTFRIKPNAEIVSEGAYVKLNTEVYGGPILNTWMDRPLSVAGRVAIRSENPMQPVIRLVNIKRPILIIPNLAIHMNREINQGVALNRQSDMLPVISLVNDQLEKGNYLLSEIAKELNVNSKDIIDFDLFLYEFQKGCIFGLNNEFISSGRLDDLTMVHAGLKSITESEPGLSTKVLVCFDNEEVGSSTKQGADSPMLAGILERIVLCLGGGREEYFRALANSFIISCDSAHAVHPNRGEKADPVNRPMINKGPVIKVSASQSYTSDSVSSAIYEEICNKAQVPVQRFVNRSDERGGSTIGPINSTHVNIKSVDMGTALLAMHSVRETGGVKDHTYTIESFKKFYSI; encoded by the coding sequence ATGGGAAAAGAAACAGAATTAAAAAATGCACAGGAGTTAATTGACTTTATATATGACAGCCCAAGTGCCTTTCATACTGTAAATAGTGTAAAGAAAGTATTGATTAATAATGGATTTAAGGAATTACATGAGGAGCAGCATTGGAATCTTTTAAAGGGAGAAAAATACTTTGTATCAAAAAATGACTCTGCTATTACAGCTTTTATTACAGGTAATGGCGAAATAGAGAACAGTGGTTTTAAGATTATTGGTGCACATACTGATTCACCAACTTTTAGGATTAAGCCAAATGCTGAAATAGTATCAGAAGGTGCATATGTAAAATTAAATACAGAAGTATATGGAGGACCTATTTTAAATACATGGATGGACAGGCCATTATCTGTAGCAGGAAGGGTTGCAATAAGAAGTGAAAATCCTATGCAGCCTGTAATCAGACTTGTAAATATTAAAAGGCCTATTTTGATAATACCTAATCTTGCAATACACATGAACAGAGAAATAAATCAGGGTGTAGCTTTAAATAGACAAAGTGATATGCTGCCTGTAATTTCACTTGTAAATGATCAGCTTGAAAAGGGAAATTATCTATTATCAGAAATAGCTAAGGAACTAAATGTAAACAGTAAGGATATAATTGATTTTGATTTGTTCTTATATGAATTCCAGAAAGGATGTATTTTTGGATTAAATAATGAGTTTATTTCCAGCGGCAGATTAGACGATTTAACTATGGTTCATGCTGGACTGAAGTCTATTACTGAGTCAGAGCCTGGGTTAAGTACAAAGGTTTTGGTATGCTTTGACAATGAAGAGGTTGGCAGCTCAACTAAACAAGGAGCAGATTCACCAATGCTTGCCGGCATTCTTGAAAGGATAGTACTGTGTCTTGGAGGCGGCAGAGAAGAATATTTCAGAGCATTAGCTAACTCTTTTATTATATCCTGTGATTCTGCCCATGCAGTTCATCCAAACAGAGGTGAAAAAGCAGATCCTGTTAACAGACCAATGATTAATAAAGGACCAGTAATTAAAGTAAGCGCCAGCCAAAGTTATACTTCAGACAGTGTTTCCTCAGCAATTTATGAGGAAATATGCAATAAGGCTCAGGTACCTGTTCAGAGATTTGTAAATAGATCTGATGAAAGAGGAGGCTCTACTATAGGACCAATAAATTCTACCCATGTAAATATTAAATCAGTTGATATGGGAACAGCACTCCTTGCAATGCACTCAGTAAGGGAAACTGGCGGAGTTAAAGATCATACTTATACTATTGAATCATTTAAAAAATTTTATAGCATATAA
- a CDS encoding transposase — protein MLQLSKNDKDKVLEAIKEGRIDAADVSFPNLIDTIVLKMKNIGLIDKLAESFKDKRKQNKHIPFHILIALAITAKMKLKTSLTDVAFAVTDGELLSELGWNMWDTNKNLEEGLFAEGIMRNLIQKYDAEEFIESYNNYVQNVVMPSLNIAPSIHILDCTKIHVNLDNVNYENSETIKDDGKVIRGYKMGTLRGLMDDSGIIEEIVFDSIKPHDLELCRNMILKSKCLKSGDILINDRGFISRDVINFLKLEKQVDTYVPAKKNMAIYQEAVKIAISEDKWQKHPNKKRKTQEIHLVKDLGMMWQSNTPDKDVDLCACVVHDKKDNEYYVFLTTDTSKTAKQIINTYELRPEIEEDYRQIKDFWKLEDFKSTKYNFITFHIVMTLIGYMYFQLFKNMEEGNKYSGKSLPVIIKNYKEDKQKSVIIYSGQYFGVFSFIEFIQLYAGCSAEVRKLLDPTLALV, from the coding sequence ATGTTACAATTAAGCAAAAACGATAAAGATAAGGTGTTGGAAGCTATAAAAGAAGGTAGGATTGATGCTGCTGACGTAAGTTTCCCTAATCTTATAGATACAATAGTATTAAAAATGAAAAATATAGGACTTATAGATAAATTGGCTGAAAGTTTTAAAGATAAGAGAAAACAAAATAAACATATTCCATTTCATATACTTATTGCGTTAGCAATTACAGCAAAGATGAAACTTAAAACCAGCTTGACAGATGTCGCCTTTGCTGTGACTGATGGTGAGTTATTATCTGAACTAGGATGGAATATGTGGGATACCAATAAAAACCTTGAGGAAGGATTATTCGCCGAAGGCATTATGAGAAATTTAATTCAAAAATATGATGCTGAGGAGTTTATAGAGTCTTATAATAATTATGTCCAAAATGTAGTTATGCCATCTCTTAACATAGCTCCATCTATACATATTCTTGATTGCACTAAAATACATGTGAATTTAGATAATGTAAATTATGAAAATTCTGAAACTATAAAAGATGATGGAAAAGTGATTCGTGGTTATAAAATGGGAACATTAAGAGGTCTTATGGATGATTCGGGAATTATAGAAGAGATAGTTTTTGATTCTATAAAGCCTCATGATTTAGAACTTTGTAGAAATATGATTTTAAAAAGTAAATGTTTAAAAAGTGGAGATATTCTCATAAATGACAGGGGATTTATTTCTCGTGATGTTATTAATTTTTTGAAGCTTGAAAAGCAAGTGGATACATATGTACCTGCAAAAAAGAACATGGCAATATACCAAGAAGCTGTAAAAATAGCAATCTCCGAAGACAAGTGGCAAAAACACCCTAACAAGAAAAGGAAAACTCAAGAAATACACCTGGTTAAGGATCTAGGTATGATGTGGCAAAGTAATACACCAGATAAAGATGTTGACTTGTGCGCCTGTGTCGTTCATGATAAAAAAGATAATGAATACTACGTATTTTTAACCACAGACACAAGTAAAACTGCAAAACAAATAATAAATACTTATGAACTAAGACCAGAAATTGAAGAAGACTATAGACAAATAAAAGACTTTTGGAAATTAGAAGATTTTAAGAGTACAAAATATAATTTTATAACTTTTCATATAGTTATGACACTCATTGGCTACATGTATTTTCAACTATTCAAAAACATGGAGGAGGGAAATAAGTATTCAGGCAAGTCCCTCCCTGTAATTATTAAGAATTATAAAGAAGATAAGCAAAAGTCAGTTATAATATATTCTGGTCAATATTTTGGCGTATTTTCCTTTATTGAATTTATTCAATTGTATGCTGGCTGCTCCGCAGAGGTAAGGAAACTTCTTGATCCAACCTTGGCTTTAGTATAG